Proteins encoded in a region of the Leishmania infantum JPCM5 genome chromosome 5 genome:
- a CDS encoding putative dynein light chain, whose protein sequence is MPLKYLEMSYNADMPKDMIKEAQNLIIEAFETESLENAVATHIKREFVKRYKGVWHCVVGKNFGSFVTHEMKGYIYITWGQISILLWKTLS, encoded by the coding sequence ATGCCGCTCAAATACTTGGAGATGTCCTACAATGCGGACATGCCGAAGGACATGATCAAAGAGGCGCAAAATCTTATCATCGAGGCCTTCGAGACGGAGTCCCTCGAGAACGCCGTAGCGACGCACATCAAGCGCGAGTTTGTGAAGAGGTACAAAGGCGTGTGGCACTGCGTCGTAGGCAAGAACTTTGGCTCCTTCGTCACGCACGAAATGAAGGGCTACATCTACATAACATGGGGACAGATTTCGATCCTTCTGTGGAAAACGTTGAGCTAA
- a CDS encoding NUDIX hydrolase dihydroneopterin triphosphate pyrophosphohydrolase/hydrolase, with protein MYRPNVCVFLFNEKMEFLGCQRMKTDHFQCVQGGIEACDVDIRLAALREVEEEIGLKPQDLIFVQEIPPPNGDPMKFAYTLASNANLRRFGYVGQKQRILLFFTPSENISKVVLIPPPELHASQEFRKVEWMPIEQLIAKSLPEKVHIFKAVGEVAPGIARAFLKKRGLLAEPQGAAKY; from the coding sequence ATGTATCGCCCCAACGTCTGTGTCTTTCTCTTCAATGAGAAGATGGAGTTCCTTGGATGCCAGCGCATGAAGACGGATCATTTCCAGTGTGTGCAGGGTGGCATCGAGGCCTGTGACGTGGACATCCGGCTGGCGGCCCTGAGAGAGGTGGAAGAAGAGATCGGACTGAAGCCGCAGGACCTCATTTTTGTCCAGGAGATTCCGCCACCGAACGGGGACCCGATGAAGTTCGCCTACACCCTCGCCTCCAACGCCAACCTGCGCCGCTTTGGCTACGTCGGTCAGAAACAACGTATcctgctcttcttcaccCCGTCTGAAAACATATCGAAAGTGGTGCTCATCCCTCCTCCGGAGCTGCACGCCTCGCAGGAGTTCCGGAAGGTGGAGTGGATGCCGATCGAGCAACTCATCGCCAAGTCGCTGCCAGAGAAAGTGCACATTTTCAAGGCCGTCGGGGAGGTGGCGCCGGGAATCGCTCGCGCCTTCTTGAAGAAGAGGGGCCTTCTCGCTGAGCCTCAGGGGGCGGCCAAGTATTAG
- a CDS encoding putative phosphoprotein phosphatase, whose protein sequence is MDPPSVPPSPQQAPIETPGGHHHAVALRTESSISLDTIQAVTINREKLSEWHHKIRAKLFPMVSGFFVRCRVEDSVDGRALYKVGRIKNLKPDWSVELDLLTTDEIRAGRNNTNYDCISNAKLSAAECNSWLARVSPDLLPDITSTIYRMEERMHMLEAVILAEPAFHSRRRDERRRDEQATSSAPQLPEKYVFSQNVLLCEDDYVSLPQTVTIVDLFQNAVGPKGVAEPDTPRAGCAPNTRSRVGDEAVASHSTMMQLQDMRNYMNSPTQPPVDPTRLIDMIRRAANPSHNSFTYDNLPEFCKLVISVCSMCREVVAKEPLFVHLKSPITVFGDIHGNFADMGYFLEKVIAFDDVMLKYTMQNLLFLGDYVDRGVFSLECVMYLFALKVINPTKVTLLRGNHESPEVNGDMDVYGYSSFKYQCLDKFGRDRGMDVWVAVNEVFQYLPVIADIDKKIFCVHGGLPQYSGGEDKRLEILSDPNFPRIPVVQCADPTNVAQRMMVNDLLWSDPAPPDQQLDRYGFGPNPRGPDIKTFGSRAVDMFCERYNYQYIFRAHQEKADGLRLSDNARVVTIFSTSDYAGHQNGAGCIFVANGKMRMAIKKPQRQEVQRETKGPVSPRTLSKSAPGFVVRMKKPQ, encoded by the coding sequence ATGGACCCTCCTTCAGTcccaccgtcgccgcagcaagcGCCGATCGAGACACCtggcggccaccaccacgccgtggcgctgcgcaccgagTCCTCCATCTCGCTGGACACCATTCAGGCAGTCACCATCAACCGTGAGAAACTATCCGAGTGGCACCACAAGATTCGTGCCAAGCTGTTCCCGATGGTGTCCGGCTTCTtcgtgcgctgccgcgtggAGGACTCGGTGGATGGGCGGGCACTGTACAAGGTAGGTCGCATCAAGAACCTGAAGCCGGACTGGTCCGTTGAGCTGGACCTCCTCACCACTGATGAGATCCGCGCTGGCCGGAACAACACCAACTATGACTGCATCAGCAACGCTAAGCTGTCTGCCGCAGAGTGCAACTCGTGGCTCGCTCGCGTGTCGCCAGACTTGCTGCCGGATATCACCTCTACCATCTACCGCATGGAGGAGCGCATGCACATGCTGGAGGCCGTCATCTTAGCCGAGCCGGCCttccacagccgccgccgtgacgaGCGCCGCCGTGATGAGCAggccacctccagcgccccgcagctgccggagAAGTACGTCTTCTCCCAGAATGTTCTGCTATGCGAGGACGACTACGTCAGTCTGCCACAAACGGTCACCATTGTGGATCTCTTCCAGAACGCGGTGGGCCCAAAGGGCGTAGCCGAGCCGGACACCCCACGCGCCGGCTGTGCGCCGAACACGCGCTCCCGCGTCGGTGACGAGGCAGTGGCGAGCCACAGCACAAtgatgcagctgcaggacATGCGCAACTACATGAACTCGCCGACGCAGCCACCAGTGGACCCGACGCGGCTGATCGACATGATCCGTCGTGCCGCCAACCCGTCGCACAACAGCTTTACCTACGACAACCTGCCGGAGTTCTGCAAGCTGGTCATCTCCGTGTGCAGCATGTGCCGTGAGGTGGTGGCGAAGGAGCCGCTGTTCGTGCACCTGAAGTCTCCCATCACCGTCTTCGGCGACATCCACGGCAACTTTGCCGACATGGGTTACTTCCTGGAGAAGGTGATCGCCTTCGACGACGTGATGCTCAAGTACACTATGCAGAACCTCCTGTTCCTCGGCGACTACGTTGACCGCGGCGTCTTTTCCCTGGAGTGCGTTATGTACCTGTTTGCCTTGAAAGTGATCAACCCCACCaaggtgacgctgctgcgcggcaacCATGAGTCACCCGAGGTGAACGGGGACATGGATGTGTACGGCTACAGCTCGTTCAAGTACCAGTGCCTCGACAAGTTTGGCCGCGACCGCGGCATGGATGTGTGGGTGGCGGTCAACGAAGTGTTCCAGTACTTACCGGTGATCGCCGATATCGACAAGAAGATCTTCTGCGTTCACGGTGGCTTGCCGCAGTACTCCGGCGGCGAAGACAAGCGCCTCGAGATTCTGTCCGACCCGAACTTTCCGCGGATTCCGGTGGTGCAGTGCGCGGACCCCACCaacgtggcgcagcgcatgaTGGTGAATGACCTACTCTGGTCTGACCCTGCGCCGCCCGACCAGCAACTCGACCGCTACGGCTTCGGCCCCAACCCCCGAGGCCCGGATATCAAGACGTTTGGCTCCCGGGCAGTGGACATGTTCTGTGAAAGGTACAACTACCAGTACATTTTTCGCGCGCACCAGGAGAAGGCGGATGGGCTACGGCTCTCCGACAACGCTCGTGTTGTCACCATCTTCTCCACGTCTGACTACGCCGGGCACCAGAACGGTGCGGGCTGCATTTTTGTGGCGAATGGAAAGATGCGCATGGCCATCAagaagccgcagcggcaggaagTGCAGCGAGAAACAAAGGGACCGGTTTCACCGCGCACACTGTCCAAGAGTGCGCCTGGCTTTGTCGTGCGCATGAAAAAGCCGCAGTGA
- a CDS encoding putative protein kinase — protein MTSLPFPLIEDIGELYMLDDIYDFLGEGTFASVFKAVSTTNRDVVQENQTVALKMIAKRNLSSDKLVRDVINEVHVLRQTAHPNCVRFIECVQTPVYVVIVTEYIEGVELFQALKDQKFTEAMVLNVMRQLLSALAYLHNTLHIVHRDVKPENVIISTHEAPFRVVLVDFGLARSCERKRPRISRELATHFQRQRPIPVRNMSVESLDCDSPMLATPCGTLKYAAPETVQSITQSAQLSTTKNLLSRLDVYAAGIIMYVMLSGALPFKNFANKASLVMEMRNSLSFEGPRWAGISAEAIDLNKALLNFDAVSRPHAAEALQYPWFKIYGSALRPLSTEEAQSTPGIPLDSSICERGAMTHAFEAMRATEAALYYNEEETASTSAPVTSHSGLRTPNSRCVSVPFGTNTSAFSNSSSTTTAAQTAQSGYFDFA, from the coding sequence ATGacctctcttcccttcccgcTGATCGAGGACATTGGGGAGTTGTACATGCTCGACGACATCTACGATTTTCTCGGCGAAGGCACGTTCGCCTCCGTCTTCAAGGCTGTTAGCACAACGAACCGGGACGTCGTGCAGGAGAATCAGACGGTGGCGCTGAAGATGATCGCCAAGCGCAACCTCTCCAGCGACAAGCTTGTGCGTGATGTCATCAACGAGGTGCACGTGCTTCGCCAGACGGCGCATCCGAACTGTGTGCGCTTTATCGAGTGTGTGCAGACCCCCGTCTACGTCGTCATTGTGACGGAGTATATCGAGGGCGTCGAGCTGTTCCAAGCCCTCAAGGACCAGAAGTTCACGGAGGCGATGGTGCTGAATGTAATGCGGCAGCTGTTGAGCGCGCTTGCGTACCTGCACAACACGCTTCACATTGTCCACCGCGACGTCAAGCCTGAGAACGTTATCATCTCAACGCACGAGGCACCGTTTCGAGTCGTCCTCGTCGACTTTGGGCTTGCTCGAAGCTGCGAGCGGAAGCGGCCGCGCATCTCGCGCGAGTTGGCGACGCACTTCCAGCGTCAGAGGCCGATACCAGTACGAAACATGTCGGTCGAGTCGCTGGACTGCGACAGTCCGATGCTGGCGACCCCGTGCGGCACGCTCAAGTATGCTGCCCCGGAGACGGTGCAGTCCATCACGCAGAGTGCCCAGCTGTCCACGACGAAGAATTTGTTGTCTCGTCTCGATGTGtacgccgccggcatcatcaTGTATGTCATGCTAAGCGGCGCGCTTCCCTTCAAGAACTTCGCCAACAAGGCAAGCTTAGTGATGGAAATGCGCAACTCGCTCAGCTTCGAAGGGCCTCGCTGGGCCGGCATCAGTGCCGAGGCGATCGACCTCAACAAAGCACTTCTTAACTTCGACGCCGTCTCGCGACCAcacgcggcagaggcgctgcagtaCCCATGGTTCAAGATCTACGGCAGTGCCTTGCGGCCGCTGTCAACGGAGGAGGCACAGTCGACACCAGGTATCCCGCTGGACTCGAGTATCTGCGAGCGTGGGGCGATGACGCACGCCTTCGAGGCGATGCGCGCCACCGAGGCAGCTCTGTACTACAATGAGGAAGAGACAGCATCGACGTCGGCGCCAGTGACCAGCCACAGCGGTTTGCGTACGCCGAATAGCCGCTGCGTAAGCGTTCCGTTCGGCACGAATACGTCGGCGTTCTCGAATAGCAGTAGCACCACGACAGCCGCCCAGACAGCACAGTCTGGCTACTTCGACTTTGCGTGA
- a CDS encoding putative nucleolar RNA helicase II, producing MPRRAREESEEEKPHRITKLAGSSDDDVPVKASKISAKASDHGNGVAVEKRKRTEGSCKVAVTSATAPAEEKDEEVPNNGCAATARPFSEFEMNPIVVKALQSRGIESMFPVQALTFNAIMRNTDVLVQARTGSGKTLAFGIPIVERLLKLPSHFTRGRGPAAVIFCPTRELAIQVQDVLCGISCGLVVTALYGGVAYANQERVLRSGVDIVVATPGRAKDFLEKGTLHFDRVVMACLDEADHMLDIGFKDDIELLLSQVAEQNGSVGAERPVHQTLLFSATVPEWVHTCSFIAKDKEFIDMVGKEAVRTASTIKFYRRKCNFSEISSMLADLIKVYSGAHGRTLVFTNTKKDCHDLSINNTKLDSQCLHGDMQQEQRESTMKSFRDNKFSVLIATDVAARGLDLPMVDLVIQCAPPSDIDAFIHRAGRTGRAGRKGVCVLLYQPREEYVVERIERHAKMKFDVLPAPTREEILKAVARDAAEDLARVERRATDLFMDQAAELLKDADPVEILASALAVMSGYTSNITTRGLITGTPGYVTVQMTSDRPLPVPVYCSILRNNLGDETFMRCRDITLLQDDPGCVFDVLEQFAERVMSTPMRGITFQRIETLPPIIARELNSSRGGRSGFNYGGGRGGFNNGGGYGSGRGGFGGYGGGRGGGRGGGRGGGRGGGFQRRY from the coding sequence ATGCCgcgtcgcgcgcgcgaggaGAGTGAGGAGGAGAAACCGCACCGCATCACGAAGctcgccggcagcagcgacgacgatgtgCCGGTGAAGGCGTCGAAGATCTCCGCCAAGGCGTCGGACCACGGCAACGGCGTTGCTGTAGAGAAACGGAAGCGCACGGAGGGGAGCTGCAAGGTTGCTGTCActtcggcgacggcaccggcggaggagaaggacgaggaggtgccGAACaacggctgcgccgccacagcgcgCCCGTTCTCGGAGTTCGAGATGAACCCCATCGTCGTCAAGGCGCTGCAGTCACGCGGCATCGAGTCTATGTTTCCTGTGCAGGCTCTCACCTTTAACGCCATCATGAGGAACACGGACGTCCTCGTGCAGGcccgcaccggcagcggcaagacaCTCGCGTTCGGTATCCCGAtcgtggagcggctgctgaagctgccgagccacttcacccgcggccgcggcccgGCTGCCGTGATCTTCTGCCCTACTCGTGAGCTGGCCATCCAGGTGCAGGATGTGCTCTGCGGGATCAGCTGCGGGCTCGTCGTGACGGCCCTGTACGGCGGTGTTGCCTACGCGAATCaggagcgcgtgctgcgcagcggcgtcgacatTGTGGTGGCCACCCCCGGCCGCGCGAAGGACTTTCTAGAGAAGGGCACGCTGCATTTTGACCGCGTTGTGATGGCGTGCCTGGACGAGGCGGACCACATGCTGGACATCGGCTTCAAGGACGACATTGAGTTGCTGCTCTCGCAGGTGGCCGAGCAGAACGGCTCTGTCGGCGCTGAAAGGCCAGTTCATCAGACGCTGCTGTTCTCCGCGACGGTGCCGGAGTGGGTGCACACGTGCTCCTTCATCGCCAAGGACAAGGAGTTCATCGACATGGTCGGCAAGGAGGCTGTGCGGACAGCGAGCACGATCAAGTTCTATCGCAGAAAATGCAACTTCAGCGAGATCTCCTCTATGCTCGCTGATCTCATCAAGGTGTACAGCGGTGCCCACGGCCGCACTCTCGTCTTCACCAACACAAAGAAGGACTGCCACGACTTGTCCATCAACAACACCAAACTGGACTCGCAGTGCCTGCACGGTGATatgcagcaggagcagcgcgagagTACCATGAAGAGCTTCCGCGACAACAAGTTCAGCGTCCTCATCGCCACCGACGTGGCGGCCCGCGGTCTCGACCTGCCCATGGTGGACCTGGTTATTCAGTGCGCTCCACCGAGCGACATCGACGCTTTCATTCACCGCGCCGGCCGTACGGGACGCGCTGGCCGCaagggtgtgtgcgtgctgctctaCCAACCGCGCGAGGAGTACGTTGTCGAGCGCATCGAGCGCCACGCGAAAATGAAGTTTGACGTCCTGCCGGCACCCACGCGTGAAGAGATTCTCAAGGCCGTCGCCCGTGATGCCGCTGAGGACCTGGCGCGCGTCGAGCGCCGTGCAACCGACCTCTTCATGGATCAGGCAGCcgagctgctgaaggacGCAGACCCAGTCGAAATCCTGGCCTCGGCGCTCGCCGTCATGAGCGGCTACACGTCGAACATCACCACGCGCGGTCTCATTACTGGCACGCCAGGGTATGTGACGGTGCAGATGACGTCGGATCGACCGCTGCCCGTTCCGGTGTACTGCAGCATCCTCCGAAACAACCTCGGCGATGAAACGTTCATGCGGTGCCGCGACATTACACTGTTGCAGGACGACCCGGGCTGCGTCTTCGATGTGCTGGAGCAGTTTGCCGAGCGTGTCATGAGCACACCGATGCGCGGTATCACCTTCCAGCGGATCGAGACCCTTCCTCCGATCATCGCGCGCGAGCtcaacagcagccgcggcggtcgCAGTGGCTTTAACTACGGAGGCGGTCGCGGTGGCTTCAATaacggcggcggctacgGCAGTGGGCGTGGTGGCTTCGGCGGCTACGGGGggggtcgcggcggcggtcgcggcggcggccgcggcggtgggcgtGGTGGCGGTTTCCAGCGCCGCTACTGA